One genomic segment of Hordeum vulgare subsp. vulgare chromosome 2H, MorexV3_pseudomolecules_assembly, whole genome shotgun sequence includes these proteins:
- the LOC123430182 gene encoding protein SOB FIVE-LIKE 1-like, with protein MPGRDDEAFTDEESSQCSSGCQSGWTLYLEHSGSGQQQRRTLPYVQPDDVVLRQMLPQAEYSDEEEDSMVSDASSGPPPHLHGGEEEELLQMRGQISMLSQQRLSDFGGDQCYSSRGDGRRSASLTGSRSLISTRSHSSGEMRSRKKRRAVVQRQVESATRRHGVFDDDDLHDTASSSGVIAPAEVVEAMNDGMDLQPSCAFSVRSTGMPGLAMLRHN; from the coding sequence ATGCCGGGGAGAGACGACGAAGCCTTCACCGACGAGGAGAGCTCGCAGTGCAGCAGCGGCTGCCAATCTGGCTGGACCCTGTACCTGGAGCATTCCGGGTCAGGCCAACAGCAACGTCGCACGCTGCCATACGTGCAACCCGACGACGTCGTCCTGAGGCAGATGCTGCCGCAGGCGGAATActccgacgaggaggaggactccatggTCTCCGACGCGTCCTCCGGCCCGCCGCCGCACCTGCACGGCGGCGAAGAGGAGGAGCTGCTGCAAATGCGAGGTCAGATCAGCATGCTTTCACAGCAGCGCCTGTCCGACTTCGGCGGCGACCAATGCTACTCCAGCAGGGGTGACGGTCGTCGCAGCGCGAGCCTCACTGGCTCCCGTTCCTTGATCTCCACAAGGTCTCATAGTTCGGGCGAGATGAGGAgcaggaagaagaggagggccgtggtccaacggcaggttgagtcggCGACGCGTCGCCATGGCGTTTTCGACGACGACGATCTCCACGACACCGCGAGTTCGTCCGGCGTCATTGCTCCCGCGGAAGTGGTGGAAGCCATGAATGATGGTATGGACCTGCAGCCAAGCTGTGCCTTCTCGGTTCGAAGCACCGGCATGCCGGGTCTCGCGATGCTGCGCCATAACTGA